TTTGAATTATTATCGTGAAGCAGGGCGCAGAGGGATTAAAAAAGAGCAGGAATGGAATGAGTTGTACAAACGCTACAAAGAAAAGCATCCTGAGCTGGCACATGAATACGAACTGATAAGCAGCGGTAAATTGCCTGAAGGATGGAAAGAAAAACTACCGGTTTTTAAAGCAGGGGAAGAAAAAATAGCAACCCGTAAAGCATCAGGAAAAGTGCTGAATGCAATTGCAGATGATTTGCCCCATTTAATGGGCGGTTCGGCCGATCTTTCTCCCTCAACAGATACAGATCTGAAAAAATATGATTCATTTTCTGCAGCGAACCACAGCGGTCGTATTTTTCACTTCGGAATTAGAGAACATACAATGGGAGCCATATTAAATGGGATGGCACTCAGTAAATGCATCATTCCCTATGGAGCTACATTTCTGATATTCTCAGATTACATGAGGCCACCTATTCGGTTGGCAGCGATTATGAAAATCCGGCCTGTATTTATTTATACACACGATAGTATAGGTCTGGGGGAGGATGGCACTACTCATCAACCTGTAGAACAGCTGATCGGTTTGAGGTCTGTTCCCAATTTAACTGTGATCCGTCCGGCAGATGCCAATGAAACAGCCAATGCATGGCGTATTGCCCTCGAACATTCCGGTGGTCCGGTTGCATTGATTCTAACCCGACAAGAATTACCGGTGATTGATCAGGAAAAATATACCAGGGCTACAGAACTTGAAAAAGGAGCTTATATACTTTCAGAATCTGAAAAAGAACCACAGATGATATTGATAGGTACGGGTTCGGAGGTTCAATTGTTATTAAATGCACAGCAACAATTGAAAGAGAAAAATATTGCCGCACGGGTGATCAGTATGCCTTCGTGGGAATTGTTCGAAAAACAAGATGAGGTTTATAAAGAAAGGATCTTTCCAAAAACTTTAAGGAAAAGATTGGCAGTAGAAGCAGGATCTCCATTAGGTTGGCATAAGTATGTAACCGATGAAGGTGATGTAATTGGCATCCATAAATTTGGTGAATCTGCTCCGGGCCAGGCGGTATTGAACGAATATGGTTTTACAGTAGAGAATGTTGTGAAAAGAGCATTAGCATTATTCAGGTAGATGATATGGGAACTATAAAAGCTGTTTTTTTTGATGTTGGAGGGGTGTTGTTAAACAATGGCTGGGGACATCAGTCCCGGCAAGAAGCTGCCCGGTTGTTCGGCCTCGATCATTCAGAAATGGAAGTCTTGCATAATTTTATCTTCAATGTTTACGAGATCGGTAAAATCACATTAGATGATTATCTCGATACCGTAATATTTAATCACCCAAGAGATTTTACAAAAGAAGACTTTAAGACATTCATGTTTGCGCAGTCTGAAGAATTGCCGGGATTATTGCAATGGCTCAAAGACTGGAAGCGAACCTGTGGTTTCAGAATCATTTCGCTCAACAACGAAGGTCGGGAACTCAATGATTACCGGATTAAGAAGTTTGGTTTACACGATTGCTTTGATGCTTTTATTTCATCCTGCGAAGTAGGAATGCGTAAGCCGGATCCCGGGATCTTTAAACTCGCGATGGGAATTGCCCAGGTGTCTACAGAAGAATGTGTGTATTTTGATGATCGGATTATGTTGGCACAGGCAGCGCAAAAATTAGGAATCAGAAGTGTTCATCACCAGGATTTCCTGAGCACTAAAAAAATATTGGAGGAGCTTAAATCCTCTGTTTAATTAAACATACCATTATGTACGAATTGGAACTTAAAAATATCGTCCAAAGGCTCATGACGGGCGATAAAGGACTGTTAGCGATGGATGAAAGTCTGGGGACCTGTAACAAAAGGTTTAAAGCACTGGGGATACCTCAAACGGAAGAGTTTAGGAGAAAATACAGGGAATTGATTGTAACTACGCCTCATTTAGAAGAAAGTATAAGTGGTGCTATTCTTTTTGAGGAAACGATTTATCAAAAAACAGAAAAGGGTACTTCATTTCTGGAGATACTGGAACATAAAGGAATTACTCCTGGAATAAAAGTGGATCAGGGGACAGTAGCCTTACCTGCATTCCCCGATGAGAAAATTACAGAAGGACTGGATGGTATGCGTGAACGCTTAGTTACCTATGCTAAGTTGGGTTTACGTTTTGCCAAGTTTCGTGCAGTGATTACCATTGGTGATGGGATACCTACAAAAACTTGTATAAAAGCCAACGCATTTACACTGGGTAAGTACGCCGCGCTTTGTCAGGAAGCCGGAATTGTACCCATTGTAGAGCCAGAGGTGCTTATGGATGGAGACCATACGCTTCAGCAGTGTGCTGAGGTTACCCGGGATGTATTACATGCAGTTTTTAATGAGTTATATCACCAAAGGGTTTTGTTGGAAGGTATGATTTTAAAACCTAACATGATTTTGCCTGGGTTAAACTGTTCTGATCAACGTAATATAGAAGAAATCGCCTCAGAGACCATTACTTCTTTTCTGAAAGTAGTACCTGCAGCGGTGGGAGGTGTTGCATTTTTATCCGGGGGGCAATCTTATCAGCTAGCCTCTGAGCGTTTAAATATGATGCAGCTTAGATACGGACAAATGATGCCATGGCCTTTAACATTCTCTTTTTCACGAGCGATTCAGCAGCCTGCTTTAGAAATCTGGAAAGGTGATGAGAAAAATTTAGAGACAGCGCAGAAAATGCTTCGTCTTAGAGCAGCCTGCAATAGCGCGGCCCGCAGGGCCGAATATAGCTCAACCATGGAAGTGAAAATCAACAGGTAATGAAGCAGCTTATCATATTTGATCTCGA
This is a stretch of genomic DNA from Candidatus Pedobacter colombiensis. It encodes these proteins:
- the tkt gene encoding transketolase; the encoded protein is MKTDSIQQLGINTVRVLSADAVQKANSGHPGTPMGLAPVGHVLWTESMTYNPKNPEWANRDRFILSAGHACMLQYSFLYLTGYDITLDDIKSFRQLHSKTAGHPEYGLLAGIEVTTGPLGQGFANGIGFAIAQKHVAARYNKPGFDVFDYKIYAICSDGDMMEGITSEAASTAGHLQLGNIIYLYDDNHITIEGNTELAFDEDVAQRFEAYGWHVQVLADGNDIAALSAAIKNAQAETERPSLIKVRTHIGYGSPNKVDTAAAHGSPLGEGEVRLVKENFGFDPDKYFEVPPEVLNYYREAGRRGIKKEQEWNELYKRYKEKHPELAHEYELISSGKLPEGWKEKLPVFKAGEEKIATRKASGKVLNAIADDLPHLMGGSADLSPSTDTDLKKYDSFSAANHSGRIFHFGIREHTMGAILNGMALSKCIIPYGATFLIFSDYMRPPIRLAAIMKIRPVFIYTHDSIGLGEDGTTHQPVEQLIGLRSVPNLTVIRPADANETANAWRIALEHSGGPVALILTRQELPVIDQEKYTRATELEKGAYILSESEKEPQMILIGTGSEVQLLLNAQQQLKEKNIAARVISMPSWELFEKQDEVYKERIFPKTLRKRLAVEAGSPLGWHKYVTDEGDVIGIHKFGESAPGQAVLNEYGFTVENVVKRALALFR
- a CDS encoding HAD-IA family hydrolase, encoding MGTIKAVFFDVGGVLLNNGWGHQSRQEAARLFGLDHSEMEVLHNFIFNVYEIGKITLDDYLDTVIFNHPRDFTKEDFKTFMFAQSEELPGLLQWLKDWKRTCGFRIISLNNEGRELNDYRIKKFGLHDCFDAFISSCEVGMRKPDPGIFKLAMGIAQVSTEECVYFDDRIMLAQAAQKLGIRSVHHQDFLSTKKILEELKSSV
- a CDS encoding fructose-bisphosphate aldolase class I, with amino-acid sequence MYELELKNIVQRLMTGDKGLLAMDESLGTCNKRFKALGIPQTEEFRRKYRELIVTTPHLEESISGAILFEETIYQKTEKGTSFLEILEHKGITPGIKVDQGTVALPAFPDEKITEGLDGMRERLVTYAKLGLRFAKFRAVITIGDGIPTKTCIKANAFTLGKYAALCQEAGIVPIVEPEVLMDGDHTLQQCAEVTRDVLHAVFNELYHQRVLLEGMILKPNMILPGLNCSDQRNIEEIASETITSFLKVVPAAVGGVAFLSGGQSYQLASERLNMMQLRYGQMMPWPLTFSFSRAIQQPALEIWKGDEKNLETAQKMLRLRAACNSAARRAEYSSTMEVKINR